A portion of the Sulfuricurvum kujiense DSM 16994 genome contains these proteins:
- the cysE gene encoding serine O-acetyltransferase translates to MGLFSEIAEDFSNVYKNDPAISSRIELLFNYPGVWSIFWYRISNRLYRKGFRALARSIMGLNQIITNIDIHPGATIGRRVFIDHGFGVVIGQTTIIEDDVLIYQGVTLGGVSLIPGKRHPTIKSGVVIGAGAKVLGNITIGTNSKIGANSVVVREVPDNSTAIGIPAHVIQKGRDKDPFSHNKLPDINKEMFEYLLRRVAVLEHYMVQDNTEILEQDLQLENIYESFIRAMKN, encoded by the coding sequence TTGGGACTCTTTTCTGAAATAGCCGAAGATTTTTCGAACGTTTATAAAAATGATCCCGCCATTAGTTCCCGCATCGAACTTCTTTTCAACTATCCCGGAGTATGGTCGATCTTCTGGTACCGTATCTCCAACCGCCTTTACCGAAAAGGTTTCCGCGCCCTCGCCCGCTCTATTATGGGGCTCAATCAGATCATTACCAATATCGATATCCATCCGGGGGCCACGATCGGCCGACGCGTCTTTATCGACCACGGTTTCGGCGTCGTCATCGGACAGACGACGATTATCGAAGATGACGTCCTTATCTATCAAGGGGTAACACTCGGCGGTGTCAGCCTTATTCCGGGCAAACGCCATCCGACGATTAAAAGCGGCGTCGTTATCGGAGCCGGAGCCAAAGTGCTTGGAAACATTACGATCGGAACAAACTCCAAAATCGGAGCAAATTCGGTCGTCGTACGTGAAGTCCCCGACAACAGTACCGCTATCGGTATCCCCGCACATGTGATCCAAAAAGGTCGTGATAAAGATCCGTTCAGCCACAACAAACTTCCCGATATCAACAAAGAGATGTTTGAGTATCTTCTCCGTCGCGTTGCCGTACTGGAGCATTATATGGTTCAAGATAATACGGAAATTTTAGAGCAGGATCTGCAGCTTGAAAATATCTACGAATCGTTTATCCGGGCTATGAAAAATTAG
- a CDS encoding COG3014 family protein encodes MANSLKTIAFSLLCTLQIHAASIDADALRAGLSKPRFDQTLATMSADTSDQNEYWYWLDLARLQQANGDFNGSIVSFQKAFDILDEYENRAKVSLRNVGSFLGSTFLSKGSETYYGKGYERTLMHTLNALNYAMIGNFEGASVEMRRMEQRQEFWLAESEEKIKEAANDKAKAQREGNNVSNIPAEYSMAAMLEDESVRKLANNYQDPFSYALSSILSNIAFPSENLGEVSLKRALLLNPDVSKIFVKLPISAPQSKITPKGKKSFSEETPKSAKMDVTVVVLAGEAPSIKIEKIRFPIFHAAEYTSIDLPAYNPPINDLSMITISTQRLRLQPPRLLQTNALAYKTLKDELTGELSKAVVRATAKAVLAKQASDKFGAFGGLMASLAMDVGSSMADSKFRNWEMLPNSGYLSKFEGIEGETLTITMNDRQESFTLPKGKKGVLVLVSYITNDNIRIDHVAY; translated from the coding sequence ATGGCGAATTCGCTAAAAACTATCGCTTTCTCTTTGCTCTGCACACTCCAGATTCATGCCGCATCCATAGATGCCGATGCCTTGCGTGCCGGTCTCTCAAAACCCCGATTCGATCAGACACTCGCAACCATGAGTGCTGATACATCGGATCAAAATGAATACTGGTACTGGCTGGATCTTGCGCGTCTGCAGCAGGCAAACGGTGATTTTAACGGCTCCATCGTCTCTTTTCAAAAGGCATTCGATATTTTGGATGAATATGAAAACCGGGCCAAAGTGAGTCTTCGCAATGTCGGCTCTTTTTTAGGTTCAACCTTTTTATCCAAAGGGTCCGAAACCTATTACGGAAAAGGGTATGAACGTACCCTTATGCATACCCTCAATGCCCTTAACTACGCGATGATCGGCAATTTTGAAGGTGCGTCGGTCGAGATGCGGCGGATGGAGCAGCGCCAAGAGTTTTGGCTTGCCGAGTCCGAAGAAAAAATCAAAGAGGCCGCAAATGACAAAGCCAAAGCGCAGAGAGAAGGAAATAATGTCTCAAATATCCCCGCCGAATACTCCATGGCGGCAATGCTGGAAGACGAAAGTGTCCGCAAACTCGCCAACAACTATCAAGACCCTTTTTCCTATGCCCTGAGCAGCATACTCTCTAACATCGCCTTCCCGTCTGAAAATTTGGGAGAAGTAAGCCTAAAACGGGCCCTTTTGCTCAATCCCGACGTCTCCAAAATTTTTGTCAAACTCCCGATTTCAGCTCCTCAATCCAAAATCACGCCAAAAGGGAAAAAATCGTTTTCCGAAGAGACACCGAAAAGTGCTAAAATGGATGTTACGGTTGTGGTTTTAGCGGGCGAGGCGCCCTCAATCAAGATTGAGAAAATTCGTTTCCCGATTTTTCATGCCGCGGAATATACCAGCATCGATTTGCCGGCCTATAATCCACCGATCAATGATCTCAGTATGATTACCATTTCAACACAGAGGCTTCGCCTTCAGCCTCCGAGACTGCTGCAAACCAATGCACTGGCCTACAAGACGCTTAAAGACGAGTTGACCGGCGAACTTTCCAAAGCCGTCGTCCGTGCCACAGCAAAAGCTGTCCTGGCGAAACAGGCCTCCGATAAGTTCGGAGCTTTCGGGGGGCTGATGGCATCCTTGGCGATGGACGTCGGAAGCTCGATGGCCGATTCTAAATTCCGAAATTGGGAGATGCTTCCAAACTCAGGATATCTCTCCAAATTCGAGGGAATCGAAGGGGAGACTTTGACGATAACCATGAACGATCGACAAGAGTCGTTCACCCTTCCGAAAGGCAAAAAAGGGGTTCTTGTTCTTGTCTCTTACATCACTAACGATAACATAAGGATCGACCATGTTGCTTACTAA
- a CDS encoding penicillin-binding protein activator LpoB → MNTLTKLSLSTTLLISSFLISGCATGGAGMVGASSNVKYGDAKAAETVTADFGSTDLQSTAETLTQSLLESRYIAKAQQPPKVRLRSVENKTYEHIDTKAITDKIRIKLLKSGQVRFLADTANLNQVNAERDLTVSATTKTAMKAMTDSDYIITGNVRSIKKANDDIKDVYYNVSLELVDPQSGEILWADEKEIRKVTSKSSVGW, encoded by the coding sequence ATGAACACATTGACAAAACTTTCTCTCTCGACAACGCTTCTTATCTCATCTTTTTTAATAAGCGGATGCGCTACCGGCGGTGCCGGAATGGTAGGCGCTTCATCAAACGTGAAATACGGTGACGCAAAAGCGGCTGAAACGGTGACCGCCGATTTCGGATCGACCGATCTGCAGTCAACGGCTGAGACTCTGACCCAATCGCTTCTGGAATCACGCTATATCGCCAAAGCGCAGCAGCCGCCGAAAGTGCGCCTCCGAAGTGTTGAAAACAAAACCTATGAGCATATCGATACCAAAGCGATTACCGACAAAATCCGCATCAAGCTTCTCAAATCGGGACAAGTCCGCTTTTTGGCCGATACCGCCAACCTCAATCAGGTCAATGCGGAGCGTGACTTGACGGTGAGTGCTACGACTAAAACCGCTATGAAAGCGATGACCGACTCAGATTACATCATCACCGGAAACGTCCGCTCCATTAAAAAAGCCAATGACGATATCAAAGACGTCTATTACAATGTTTCTCTCGAACTGGTAGACCCGCAAAGCGGAGAAATCCTCTGGGCCGACGAAAAAGAGATTCGCAAGGTAACGTCTAAATCTTCGGTCGGATGGTAA
- a CDS encoding PDZ domain-containing protein, protein MNRIFNELNLRQFNLFFLPIAVVWCMINMGSMLLAQKGIEHYSDTFDPFFEMIRLGDKFLLTHEAGSFLKGKTVTTTISVPYPHRIKAIYRSPSSSFASISDGQTTTVVALGEKYKKVYSLIGLSDDAAVFKGHGKSYRLRLGHDDPLSFEQTVTRSVADVSQNKNEWRTIPRDVVMQQSKDLRAIYKQIDISEVYKGDKIDGFRVNSIDPNSIFGRLGLVSGDVILAVNNQKLESYADAFSIYNKVPRMRSIQITVLRNNLPKDIVYEIIR, encoded by the coding sequence ATGAATCGGATTTTTAATGAACTGAATCTGCGTCAGTTTAATCTCTTTTTTCTTCCAATCGCTGTGGTCTGGTGCATGATAAATATGGGGAGTATGCTGCTCGCTCAAAAAGGGATCGAGCACTATTCCGACACCTTCGATCCTTTTTTTGAGATGATCCGTCTCGGAGATAAATTTCTCCTCACTCATGAGGCGGGATCGTTTCTAAAAGGCAAAACCGTCACTACGACGATATCGGTTCCCTATCCGCACCGCATCAAAGCGATTTACCGTTCACCGTCCTCTTCGTTTGCGAGTATCAGCGACGGACAAACGACGACGGTAGTCGCATTGGGCGAAAAATACAAAAAAGTCTACTCCCTCATAGGGCTCAGTGACGATGCCGCTGTTTTCAAAGGACACGGCAAATCCTATCGCCTCCGTTTGGGACATGACGATCCTCTGAGTTTTGAGCAGACCGTTACCCGAAGCGTTGCCGATGTGTCGCAGAATAAAAACGAGTGGCGCACGATTCCGCGCGATGTAGTGATGCAGCAGTCAAAAGATCTCCGAGCCATTTATAAGCAAATCGACATAAGCGAAGTTTACAAAGGGGATAAAATCGACGGGTTCCGGGTAAATTCGATCGATCCGAACTCGATATTCGGACGGCTGGGTTTGGTGTCGGGGGATGTGATCCTCGCCGTGAACAATCAGAAGCTCGAATCGTATGCCGATGCATTCAGTATCTATAACAAAGTGCCCCGTATGCGAAGTATCCAAATAACTGTTCTTCGAAATAACCTCCCAAAGGATATCGTCTATGAAATCATCCGTTAA
- a CDS encoding bifunctional 3,4-dihydroxy-2-butanone 4-phosphate synthase/GTP cyclohydrolase II produces MSAVQRVLDAIEEFKKGRMVIMVDDEDRENEGDLVYASVFSTPEHVNFMATHAKGLICVAINPGIAKRLNLEPMVKSNTSMHETAFTVSVDATAATTGISTAERDMTIKILANPLSHPSELVAPGHIFPLIAKEGGTLVRIGHTEGSVDLCRLSGLAESAVICEIMKEDGTMARRDDLDVFAAKHDLKTVYISDIVEFRLANETLVKAVSEEEIEFFGVHVKKYEFADHQDNRHTAVVFYKAGETANVKVHNVVPDIDLLLNQSKYGHLIDSIHYLKHNSGVLLFINKPHHQQVNMKEYGIGAQILKSLGVKHMRLIADSKISDFAGLGGFGLDVIETINPAEGI; encoded by the coding sequence ATGTCAGCAGTACAACGGGTATTGGATGCGATAGAAGAGTTTAAAAAAGGGCGGATGGTCATCATGGTAGATGACGAAGACCGCGAAAACGAAGGGGATCTGGTCTATGCCTCTGTTTTTTCGACCCCCGAACATGTCAATTTTATGGCAACTCACGCCAAGGGACTGATATGTGTGGCTATCAATCCGGGCATTGCCAAGCGCCTTAATCTGGAACCGATGGTCAAATCCAATACATCGATGCATGAAACCGCGTTTACCGTCTCTGTGGACGCTACGGCGGCGACTACGGGTATTTCTACTGCAGAGCGGGATATGACGATTAAAATTCTCGCCAATCCTCTGTCTCACCCGTCCGAACTGGTCGCACCGGGACATATTTTCCCGCTGATCGCCAAAGAGGGGGGGACGCTGGTCCGTATCGGACATACGGAAGGCTCCGTCGACCTTTGCCGCCTTTCCGGTTTAGCCGAATCGGCGGTAATCTGTGAGATCATGAAAGAAGACGGGACGATGGCCCGCCGCGACGATTTGGATGTTTTTGCCGCTAAACATGATCTCAAAACCGTTTACATCTCGGACATCGTCGAATTCCGTCTGGCTAATGAAACACTGGTAAAAGCGGTCTCGGAAGAGGAGATCGAATTTTTCGGCGTTCATGTCAAAAAGTACGAGTTTGCCGATCATCAGGACAACCGGCATACGGCGGTGGTCTTTTATAAAGCGGGAGAGACGGCGAATGTCAAAGTACATAACGTCGTACCGGACATCGATTTATTGCTGAATCAAAGCAAATACGGCCATTTGATCGATTCGATCCATTATCTCAAACACAACAGCGGCGTATTGCTTTTTATTAACAAACCGCACCACCAGCAGGTCAATATGAAAGAGTACGGTATCGGTGCGCAGATCCTCAAATCACTTGGTGTAAAACATATGCGTCTGATTGCCGATTCGAAAATTTCGGATTTTGCGGGACTCGGCGGATTCGGCCTTGATGTGATAGAGACGATCAACCCCGCTGAGGGGATTTAA
- a CDS encoding glycine zipper 2TM domain-containing protein codes for MKYYTIALAALIASSLSHAEMLNTGSNDYYMSSPTSSSPSSATSSVQEQCWYEQVPVNGTAQGENTPNVGGAIVGGIIGGVVGHQFGGGSGKTAATVAGAALGTALGAGAGNTPTTPQYQLIKKCNTSR; via the coding sequence ATGAAATATTACACAATCGCCCTCGCGGCTTTGATCGCCTCATCGCTTTCTCATGCCGAGATGCTCAATACCGGGAGCAATGATTATTATATGAGTTCTCCAACATCCTCTTCACCCTCATCGGCAACCTCTTCCGTGCAAGAGCAATGCTGGTATGAGCAGGTACCCGTAAACGGTACCGCACAAGGGGAGAATACCCCCAACGTCGGCGGAGCGATCGTAGGGGGGATCATCGGAGGAGTCGTCGGCCATCAATTCGGAGGCGGAAGCGGCAAAACAGCCGCAACCGTTGCCGGTGCCGCACTCGGGACGGCGCTCGGAGCGGGTGCGGGCAATACCCCCACTACTCCTCAGTACCAACTGATTAAAAAGTGCAATACCTCACGCTAG
- a CDS encoding secretin N-terminal domain-containing protein: MKSSVKTVFLSLALSFSLSAATVNPKISLSIDGMAVNDLIKLVAATTKKNIFIGEEVPGTISYVGNKPITKRELYGLLQTTLESRGYTMIDTGGGYLSVVKMADATQMNLPLMEKSDIPQMQNHIFTFRFATAENMSTKIKHFTSKNGKITASKESNSVIVTDFPDYISTIEKAMKILDTRDETIANTTHVISLRNADAKSLVTTLNTIIGKMTLIPGQQPPSITSDETTNSLIVIASDELYKSLEATVKSLDLDRQQVYVRAKIIEISEGKSKEVGIKYGLSGGTVGSNGVFTFNTMLGDGTAAAVALDPSVTTALKFDIPTITSGIALGANIALLNTNGAAEILSEPSILCIDNLESSIYVGKTESISSGVTQGVGTGITQNFTRQDIGLTLKIKPRLSNDNKVLLGVNAKLEDIDSNTNLQLPSTTKREVITSAIVNNGETVIIGGLIREKTDHNDNRVPFLGDIPVLGHLFRDESSKTDKINLVILLTPYIIEKSGDLSSLRAQLNQLDAIQARYVDRITQSLESKKKSNP, from the coding sequence ATGAAATCATCCGTTAAAACCGTTTTCCTATCCCTGGCTTTGAGTTTCTCGTTGTCAGCCGCCACTGTCAACCCAAAAATATCTCTCTCGATCGACGGGATGGCGGTCAATGATTTGATCAAACTCGTCGCCGCAACCACAAAGAAAAATATCTTTATCGGAGAAGAGGTACCCGGCACGATCAGTTATGTCGGCAACAAGCCGATCACGAAGCGTGAGCTGTACGGATTGCTTCAGACCACGCTTGAATCCAGAGGCTATACGATGATCGATACGGGAGGAGGGTATCTCAGCGTCGTAAAAATGGCCGATGCCACGCAGATGAATCTGCCGCTGATGGAAAAAAGCGATATTCCCCAGATGCAGAACCACATCTTTACCTTCCGTTTTGCCACAGCCGAGAACATGAGTACGAAAATCAAACATTTTACGAGCAAAAACGGCAAGATTACTGCGTCGAAAGAGTCCAATTCCGTGATCGTAACCGATTTTCCCGACTACATTTCCACGATCGAAAAGGCGATGAAAATTCTGGATACCCGCGATGAAACGATCGCGAATACCACCCATGTGATTTCACTCCGAAATGCCGATGCCAAGTCGCTGGTCACCACGCTCAATACCATCATCGGCAAGATGACGCTGATCCCCGGCCAGCAGCCGCCGAGTATTACGAGCGACGAGACGACGAACTCTTTGATCGTGATCGCCAGCGACGAACTGTATAAGAGTTTGGAAGCGACCGTTAAAAGTTTGGATCTTGATCGCCAGCAGGTCTATGTGCGAGCAAAAATCATTGAAATCAGCGAGGGGAAATCCAAAGAGGTGGGGATCAAATACGGCCTCTCAGGAGGAACCGTAGGCTCGAATGGCGTGTTTACCTTCAATACGATGTTAGGGGACGGGACTGCGGCGGCGGTAGCCCTCGATCCCTCCGTGACAACCGCCCTTAAATTCGATATTCCGACCATTACATCGGGGATTGCGTTGGGGGCCAATATCGCCTTGCTCAACACCAACGGTGCGGCTGAGATCCTCTCGGAGCCCTCTATCCTCTGCATCGATAATCTGGAATCCTCGATCTATGTCGGAAAAACCGAATCCATCAGTTCAGGGGTAACGCAAGGGGTCGGAACGGGGATAACCCAAAACTTTACCCGTCAGGACATCGGGCTTACCCTGAAGATCAAACCGCGGCTTTCAAACGATAATAAGGTCCTTTTGGGGGTAAATGCCAAACTCGAGGATATCGACAGCAACACAAACCTGCAATTGCCGAGTACGACAAAGCGCGAAGTGATCACATCGGCGATTGTCAATAACGGAGAAACGGTCATAATCGGGGGCTTGATTCGGGAGAAAACGGACCATAATGACAACAGAGTCCCGTTCTTGGGTGATATTCCCGTTTTGGGCCATTTGTTTCGGGATGAATCCAGCAAAACCGATAAAATCAATCTGGTTATTTTACTGACGCCGTATATCATTGAAAAAAGCGGCGATTTGAGCTCTCTGAGAGCACAGCTGAATCAACTGGACGCTATTCAAGCCCGCTATGTCGACCGGATCACCCAGAGCCTCGAAAGCAAAAAGAAGAGCAATCCATGA
- a CDS encoding GspE/PulE family protein codes for MISLPLLDEKHLEFAVPEGVDTSLSIRYSLLFGRYEGEVYAIIPEAEQTKALQLYNKLGLIYPLARLSREGYDNLYLKFLELRTDMEISKRPMETNEFIDEELSLVDFIKNSADLLTSEESAPIIKFVNTIFYQAIKRKASDIHIETHEKKGEVRFRIDGALIKHIDLDKNVIDLIISRIKVISALDISEKRLPQDGRTQVKVAGKNLDIRVSVLPTYHGERVVLRLLMNSASIPTLRELGFDETTTSQFEDLLKFSHGIILVTGPTGSGKSTTLHSFLQQLASPEKNILSIEDPVEYDAPHVSQIAVNTKAGLTFASGLRSILRQDPDIIMVGEIRDAETAHIAIQAAMTGHLVLSTLHTNNATAAFSRLADMGVDKFLISSTLLGVLAQRLVRRLCPSCKERVPLADHDADELGIEHGLSVARASGCADCHHTGYRGRIAIGEFFMVDDGVRNLFKNIDSDFEIREAMKQSGMKVIGNQLIALLKEHTTSLDEIIRVGVKEA; via the coding sequence ATGATCTCACTTCCACTGCTGGACGAAAAACACTTAGAATTTGCGGTTCCCGAGGGTGTGGATACCTCACTGTCAATCCGCTATTCGCTTCTGTTTGGCCGTTACGAGGGGGAAGTCTATGCGATTATCCCCGAAGCCGAGCAGACAAAAGCGCTGCAGCTGTACAACAAACTCGGTCTGATCTATCCATTGGCACGTTTGTCCCGGGAAGGGTATGACAACCTCTATTTGAAATTTTTGGAATTGCGTACCGATATGGAAATATCCAAACGCCCTATGGAGACGAATGAGTTTATAGACGAAGAGCTTTCCCTGGTCGATTTTATCAAAAATTCGGCCGACCTGCTGACCAGCGAAGAATCGGCTCCGATCATCAAATTCGTCAATACCATCTTTTATCAGGCGATCAAGCGCAAAGCAAGTGATATCCATATCGAAACCCATGAGAAAAAAGGGGAGGTCCGTTTCCGGATAGACGGAGCGCTCATCAAACACATCGATCTGGATAAGAACGTTATCGATCTGATCATCAGTCGCATAAAAGTGATCTCTGCGTTGGATATCTCCGAAAAACGGCTTCCGCAGGACGGGAGAACGCAGGTAAAAGTTGCGGGGAAAAATCTCGATATCCGTGTTTCGGTACTCCCCACGTATCACGGTGAGAGGGTGGTATTGCGGCTGTTGATGAATTCCGCATCGATTCCGACGCTTCGGGAACTCGGTTTTGACGAAACGACCACCTCACAGTTTGAAGATCTGCTCAAATTTTCCCACGGGATCATTTTGGTAACGGGGCCGACGGGGAGCGGTAAATCGACGACCCTCCACTCATTTTTGCAGCAGCTGGCCAGTCCGGAGAAAAATATCCTCTCCATTGAAGACCCGGTCGAATACGATGCCCCCCATGTGAGCCAGATCGCCGTCAATACCAAAGCAGGATTGACGTTTGCGAGCGGGCTTCGCTCTATATTGCGTCAAGACCCCGATATTATCATGGTGGGGGAGATCCGTGACGCCGAAACGGCACACATTGCGATTCAGGCAGCTATGACCGGACATTTAGTTCTTTCCACACTGCATACGAACAATGCAACGGCGGCGTTTTCCAGATTGGCGGATATGGGAGTAGACAAATTCCTGATCAGTTCCACCCTCCTTGGGGTACTGGCGCAGAGGCTGGTACGACGCTTATGCCCCTCATGCAAAGAGCGTGTGCCGCTTGCCGATCATGATGCGGATGAACTGGGGATTGAACACGGTTTGAGCGTCGCCAGAGCCTCAGGGTGTGCCGACTGCCACCATACCGGATATCGGGGGCGCATTGCCATCGGAGAGTTTTTTATGGTGGATGACGGGGTTCGGAATTTGTTCAAAAATATTGACAGCGATTTTGAAATCCGAGAAGCGATGAAACAAAGCGGAATGAAAGTGATCGGCAACCAGCTCATAGCATTGCTGAAAGAGCATACCACCAGTCTGGACGAGATTATCCGTGTCGGGGTCAAAGAGGCCTAA
- a CDS encoding type II secretion system F family protein — protein MEFFYKGISTDGNTIKGSIEAANLDEAKKKLKAQNILFSELSERSQGLLETLSLFRRDTLSSGALSQLSRDLAVYLNAGVPLVRSLTLLRHQSRSDSRMERFYDTLIEHIHEGKSFAQALDMQEFYTLPVFYVGTLKISEDRGILAQVLNELSHYLNIQEKIKKQLSQAMVYPSFIIIVAVLMISFMLTVVVPKITSVFESTGQPLPMLTQWVISSAHFFAQYWIVLFAGLLAAISFFVFKMATDSRFKRLIHGIVLKLPIVGKMVETADLARFCTISSLLIRSGVPVVNTMKLSSITLSSAVIKELFEQASTKVVEGSSLSNALRQSDVYSIDASFVEAVAIGEETSEVSTMLEHLSTLYIDTNKDRISIFLAVLEPALMLLIGGMIGVIVTAMLLPIFSLNLE, from the coding sequence ATGGAATTTTTTTACAAAGGGATCAGTACCGACGGAAACACGATAAAAGGTTCCATTGAAGCGGCCAATCTCGACGAGGCCAAAAAAAAGCTCAAAGCCCAAAATATTCTTTTCTCCGAGCTGTCAGAGCGTTCACAAGGTCTTTTGGAGACGTTATCGCTCTTTCGCAGAGATACCCTCTCCTCCGGCGCTCTCTCACAGCTCAGCCGTGACCTAGCGGTCTATCTCAACGCCGGTGTCCCTTTGGTGCGCTCTTTGACGCTGCTGCGGCATCAAAGCCGATCGGATAGCCGTATGGAGCGGTTCTATGATACACTGATCGAACACATCCATGAGGGGAAAAGCTTTGCGCAGGCACTCGATATGCAAGAGTTTTACACCCTGCCGGTTTTTTATGTCGGTACATTGAAAATTTCCGAAGACCGCGGTATCCTCGCGCAGGTGCTGAACGAACTCTCGCACTATTTAAACATACAGGAAAAAATCAAAAAGCAGCTTTCGCAGGCGATGGTCTATCCGTCGTTCATCATTATTGTCGCAGTACTGATGATCTCTTTTATGCTGACGGTGGTCGTTCCGAAAATCACTTCGGTTTTTGAAAGTACCGGACAGCCCTTACCGATGCTGACGCAGTGGGTGATTTCGAGTGCCCATTTTTTTGCCCAGTATTGGATAGTGCTATTTGCCGGATTGCTTGCGGCTATTTCTTTTTTCGTATTTAAAATGGCAACGGACAGCCGGTTTAAAAGATTGATCCACGGGATAGTTTTAAAACTCCCTATTGTCGGAAAGATGGTTGAGACAGCCGATCTCGCCCGTTTTTGCACTATCTCGTCTTTGCTGATCCGTTCCGGTGTTCCGGTGGTCAATACGATGAAACTCTCCAGCATCACCCTCTCATCCGCCGTAATCAAAGAGCTTTTTGAACAGGCATCGACAAAAGTCGTAGAGGGTTCCTCCCTCTCGAACGCCTTGCGCCAGTCCGATGTGTATTCTATCGACGCTTCGTTTGTCGAAGCGGTTGCCATCGGGGAAGAGACGAGCGAAGTCTCCACGATGCTGGAACACCTCTCAACGCTTTACATTGATACGAACAAAGACCGTATTTCGATCTTTCTTGCCGTACTGGAACCGGCTCTGATGCTGCTGATCGGGGGGATGATCGGAGTGATCGTGACGGCGATGCTGCTGCCGATTTTTTCGCTTAATCTGGAATGA
- a CDS encoding DUF1425 domain-containing protein, which produces MLLTKNTFLSLALGSLLLLGLGGCATKNQEHFIGKERVVLKEHKSFQEGKFLKVAATFENEDDTKVEGMVYQIEWLDGRGIVVDQTPWTPFTIIGRQQIHVVNMASRPDVTDYRIVISTPNK; this is translated from the coding sequence ATGTTGCTTACTAAAAACACTTTTCTCTCACTAGCCCTCGGGTCCCTTCTGCTTCTGGGATTGGGCGGTTGCGCAACGAAAAATCAAGAACATTTCATCGGTAAAGAGCGCGTTGTTCTCAAAGAGCATAAAAGCTTTCAAGAAGGAAAATTTTTAAAAGTCGCCGCGACGTTTGAAAACGAAGACGATACGAAAGTCGAAGGGATGGTATATCAAATCGAATGGCTTGATGGCCGCGGTATCGTCGTGGATCAAACACCTTGGACACCGTTTACCATCATCGGAAGACAACAGATTCATGTGGTCAATATGGCAAGTCGCCCGGATGTGACCGATTACCGCATCGTGATTTCAACCCCAAATAAATAA